From a single Mycolicibacterium mengxianglii genomic region:
- a CDS encoding PP2C family protein-serine/threonine phosphatase, which yields MVARQKVARQKSAAFRKSAVAVPPDARTQEPPQPTSALANDFGEEVTLTLAGSLNVRRTALRLLSMVRPRLADWAVLVLVDRQTGGLSVYGGDQPDFRAAIHAATVAGTGLYRTLRTGRTTLLHVPLGTPADQVLADMIPHRAVYEQVAGLRPADVLSLGLTARGGTVGALILVRGPGRGFADGDVAVAEHLAVRAALALDSAQLYEESGRVVSALTDGLRPPNLPEVEGLRIAARYRPAAEHLELGGDFYDLHGAGNDWLLTIGDVCGKGVEAAALTGRTRQSIRTAAYFDRSPAAVAGALNSVLYDTGTAPFVTVVCARVHTEPSGDHADVEMIAAGHPAPILLRANGSVTQVDVSGAAAGMLPTVTYLPAQVRLDRGDTLLMYTDGIDEARGVDGLFGVERLLEFLPAYTGAAPGVVCEAVEQRVLEHLDGHPHDDMALLAVTCGT from the coding sequence ATGGTCGCGAGGCAGAAAGTCGCCAGGCAGAAATCAGCGGCGTTCCGGAAGTCTGCAGTCGCAGTGCCGCCGGACGCGCGTACTCAGGAGCCGCCGCAGCCAACAAGCGCCCTGGCCAACGATTTCGGCGAGGAAGTGACGCTGACACTGGCCGGCTCGCTCAATGTGCGCCGCACCGCGTTGCGGCTGCTCTCGATGGTCCGCCCCCGGCTCGCCGACTGGGCGGTCCTGGTTCTGGTGGACCGCCAAACCGGCGGTTTGAGCGTGTACGGCGGCGACCAGCCGGATTTCCGCGCCGCGATTCACGCTGCGACGGTCGCCGGTACCGGCCTGTATCGCACGCTGCGCACCGGCCGGACAACATTGCTGCACGTCCCTCTCGGCACCCCCGCCGATCAGGTGCTCGCGGACATGATCCCCCACCGCGCGGTGTATGAGCAGGTCGCCGGACTGCGGCCGGCCGATGTGCTGAGCCTCGGGCTCACCGCCCGGGGCGGCACCGTGGGCGCGCTCATCCTGGTGCGGGGTCCGGGCCGCGGATTCGCCGACGGGGACGTCGCCGTCGCCGAGCACCTGGCGGTCAGAGCCGCGTTGGCGCTGGATTCCGCGCAGCTCTACGAGGAGAGTGGCCGGGTGGTCTCGGCGCTCACCGACGGCCTGCGCCCGCCGAATCTGCCCGAGGTCGAGGGGTTGCGAATAGCGGCGCGTTACCGCCCGGCCGCGGAGCACCTCGAACTGGGCGGGGACTTCTACGACCTGCACGGCGCCGGGAATGACTGGCTGCTCACCATCGGTGACGTCTGCGGCAAGGGGGTGGAAGCCGCTGCCCTGACCGGCCGCACCCGCCAGAGCATCCGTACCGCCGCCTACTTCGACAGGAGCCCGGCGGCCGTGGCCGGCGCGCTGAATTCGGTGCTGTACGACACCGGCACCGCACCGTTTGTGACCGTGGTGTGCGCCCGCGTCCACACCGAGCCCTCCGGCGACCACGCTGACGTCGAGATGATCGCCGCGGGCCATCCGGCACCGATTCTGTTGCGCGCCAACGGGTCCGTGACACAGGTCGACGTCAGTGGCGCGGCGGCCGGAATGCTGCCCACGGTCACCTACCTGCCTGCGCAGGTTCGGCTCGACCGGGGTGACACGTTGCTGATGTACACCGACGGCATCGACGAAGCGCGTGGAGTCGACGGACTCTTCGGCGTCGAACGGCTGCTCGAGTTCCTGCCCGCGTACACCGGTGCGGCTCCCGGGGTGGTCTGCGAAGCCGTCGAACAGCGCGTCTTGGAACACCTCGACGGCCACCCGCATGACGACATGGCGTTGCTTGCGGTCACATGCGGGACATGA
- a CDS encoding WXG100 family type VII secretion target has translation MDEIISYDFTEIDVAVRQEIASTAARLNAALEDLSARIAPLQQVWTREAAEAYRVQQSEWQRSAAALNEILVRLGNAVRDGAGQVADTDRAAANAWR, from the coding sequence ATGGACGAGATCATCAGCTACGACTTCACCGAGATCGATGTCGCCGTCCGGCAGGAGATCGCGAGTACCGCGGCCCGGCTCAACGCCGCACTCGAGGACCTGAGCGCACGTATCGCCCCGCTGCAGCAGGTGTGGACACGGGAGGCCGCCGAGGCCTACCGGGTGCAGCAGTCCGAATGGCAGCGGTCCGCTGCCGCCCTCAACGAAATTCTGGTTCGGCTCGGCAACGCGGTCCGCGACGGCGCAGGTCAGGTCGCCGACACCGACCGGGCGGCTGCCAACGCTTGGCGCTGA
- a CDS encoding type VII secretion-associated protein — protein sequence MTTAVCAVGPVLISRLSGAAADPEQARAVLDDGDGRFVLVGDRPVPIHQAWRHVLRPLLGGADRVLLVHPSWWPAPRINVVRAVAGELAGGLQMCTRANVWARRAPAAVVVEIAPHAVVVTADGSPITLRERSTKPAVLVSDIVDAVRAAGPTRPVILDVAAGVPGGDVLAEAIGAALAETRLRVRVAPEHEFIAAATAFAEPAETLDEVTPVPRRWRRPALLTAGLVAALAVVVLLVRLGPQPDQGGVAAPVTALVEGRATMQIPADWVVRRVTEGPGSARVQVVSPLDGNAVLHLTQSRIANSDLAATAAVLRRAVDGEPPDVFVDFNPAGTRAGRPAVTYRETRPGRDIEWTVLVDGDLRISIGCQSGRGHPEVVAGPCADAVRTARRLP from the coding sequence GTGACCACCGCGGTCTGCGCCGTCGGTCCGGTGCTGATCAGCAGATTATCCGGCGCCGCAGCCGATCCCGAGCAGGCGCGTGCGGTATTGGACGACGGCGACGGCCGTTTCGTGCTTGTCGGTGATCGGCCGGTGCCGATACACCAAGCCTGGCGCCACGTACTGCGGCCCCTGCTCGGCGGCGCCGATCGGGTGCTGCTGGTCCACCCGTCCTGGTGGCCGGCGCCTCGGATCAACGTGGTGCGCGCCGTGGCCGGCGAGCTGGCCGGCGGATTGCAGATGTGCACCCGAGCGAATGTGTGGGCACGGCGGGCCCCGGCTGCCGTCGTGGTCGAGATCGCGCCGCACGCGGTCGTGGTGACTGCCGACGGGTCGCCGATCACCCTGCGGGAGAGGTCCACGAAGCCTGCGGTGTTGGTGAGCGACATCGTCGACGCAGTGCGGGCCGCGGGACCGACCCGGCCGGTGATCCTCGACGTCGCGGCCGGGGTTCCCGGCGGCGACGTACTGGCTGAGGCCATCGGCGCGGCGCTGGCAGAAACCCGATTGCGTGTGCGGGTCGCTCCGGAGCACGAATTCATCGCGGCCGCAACAGCGTTCGCCGAACCAGCAGAGACGCTCGACGAGGTGACACCGGTGCCCCGGCGGTGGCGCAGACCTGCGCTGCTGACGGCCGGCCTTGTTGCAGCGCTGGCCGTGGTGGTGCTGTTGGTCCGTCTGGGGCCACAGCCGGACCAGGGGGGCGTCGCGGCTCCGGTCACCGCGCTCGTCGAAGGCAGGGCCACCATGCAGATACCCGCTGACTGGGTGGTGCGCAGAGTCACCGAAGGTCCCGGATCTGCTCGGGTGCAGGTGGTTTCACCGCTGGACGGGAATGCGGTCCTGCATCTGACGCAATCCCGGATAGCGAACTCGGACCTGGCCGCCACCGCCGCTGTACTGCGCCGCGCGGTGGACGGTGAACCGCCTGATGTATTCGTCGATTTCAATCCCGCCGGTACCCGGGCCGGCCGACCGGCCGTCACGTACCGCGAAACCCGTCCGGGCCGGGACATCGAATGGACGGTGCTGGTCGACGGCGACCTCCGGATCAGCATCGGCTGCCAGAGCGGTCGAGGCCACCCCGAGGTGGTGGCCGGGCCGTGTGCGGACGCGGTGCGTACGGCGCGCCGGTTGCCATGA
- the eccCb gene encoding type VII secretion protein EccCb: MNYTFLDLDRAPHVAAVITNLADEAYLVDRMQDALEGEIHRRQQLLRSAGNLPTATAYTQARTTRTELPALPALFVIVDEFSELLSRQPDFIEVFVAIGRLGRSLGMHLLLASQRLDEGRLRGLESHLSYRICLKTLSPNESRTVIGTPDAYHLPATPGAAFLKVGADEPVRFQATHVSGAVPRAPGRRSTRLVGPVRFTCAHSGPVRPVTGELCETATDRRVLDAVLDVVEGHGPPAHRVWLAPVSSSPTLDSLLADVPAGSLRIPIGIADRAFEQRVAPVILDLAGAAGNIAIVGAPQSGKSTAARTVALALSGTCDPAQVQLYCLDFGGGSLGALGELPHVGVVAGRQQPELVRRTVEHVAAVVQRREVLFGALGVGSMAEFRLRQAAGYGDPYGEVFLIVDGWASLRQEFLDLEPTIAGLAAEGLSYGVHVLLTASRWADIRPALKDLIGTRIELRLGDPVDSELDRKRARLVPRDRPGSGLAPDGFPMVVALPRLDGQATDRGLTQALAAAAGRLTSRHGDLRAPVVMMLPDQLDYDDVDLPQHPLLGLGDDEFTVVAMDFSEQAHLLISGDAGSGKTSALRLLGREIARTSPPGAAQLYLIDPRRTLLDIEGPVAGYATTTTQCTESVAALTAMLGARLPEAAIDARQLRRRSWWTGPEVYVLVDDYDVLSGNSPLAALVELIPQAPDIGLHLIVAGRGSARSLYDPLLSALRESGAATMQLSQHADDAALAGAGRPRQLRPGRAMLTRRSGRQLVQLAWVAPQ, encoded by the coding sequence ATGAATTACACCTTCCTCGATCTCGACCGGGCACCGCATGTCGCTGCCGTCATCACCAACCTCGCCGACGAGGCGTATCTGGTGGACCGGATGCAGGATGCCCTCGAAGGCGAGATCCATCGCCGTCAGCAGCTGCTGCGGAGCGCGGGCAATCTGCCGACGGCCACCGCCTACACCCAGGCCAGGACCACCCGTACCGAGTTGCCGGCCCTGCCCGCGCTGTTCGTCATCGTCGACGAGTTCTCCGAATTGCTCAGTCGGCAGCCGGATTTCATCGAGGTATTCGTTGCGATCGGCCGCCTCGGCAGGTCGCTGGGCATGCACCTGCTGCTGGCCAGCCAGCGTCTCGACGAAGGCAGGCTGCGAGGCCTGGAGTCCCATCTTTCCTACCGCATCTGCCTGAAAACCCTGTCACCGAACGAGTCAAGGACGGTGATCGGAACGCCCGACGCCTACCACCTCCCCGCCACGCCCGGGGCGGCGTTCCTGAAGGTGGGCGCCGATGAGCCGGTGCGCTTCCAGGCCACGCACGTATCGGGCGCGGTGCCCCGGGCGCCCGGCCGCCGAAGCACCCGACTCGTCGGACCGGTGAGGTTCACCTGTGCCCACTCCGGCCCGGTGCGGCCGGTGACCGGCGAACTGTGCGAGACAGCGACCGATCGGCGGGTACTGGACGCCGTGCTCGACGTGGTGGAGGGGCATGGGCCGCCTGCTCACCGGGTGTGGCTGGCGCCGGTGAGCAGTTCGCCGACGCTGGATTCACTGCTGGCAGACGTACCTGCCGGGTCCTTGCGGATCCCGATCGGTATCGCCGACCGGGCCTTCGAACAGCGCGTGGCGCCGGTGATCCTCGACCTGGCAGGCGCGGCAGGCAACATCGCGATCGTCGGCGCACCACAATCGGGGAAGTCGACGGCGGCGCGGACGGTCGCCCTGGCACTCAGCGGCACCTGCGATCCCGCGCAGGTCCAGCTCTACTGTCTGGATTTCGGTGGCGGCAGCCTGGGCGCGCTGGGCGAGCTCCCGCATGTCGGTGTGGTCGCGGGCAGGCAACAACCCGAATTGGTCCGTCGCACAGTCGAGCACGTAGCCGCGGTGGTCCAGCGGCGGGAGGTGCTGTTCGGCGCACTGGGTGTCGGCTCCATGGCCGAGTTCCGGCTGCGTCAGGCCGCCGGATACGGCGACCCCTATGGCGAGGTGTTCCTGATCGTCGACGGCTGGGCGTCGCTGCGGCAGGAGTTCCTCGACCTGGAGCCGACGATCGCCGGGCTCGCCGCCGAAGGGCTGTCCTATGGCGTCCACGTGCTGCTCACCGCATCCCGGTGGGCCGATATCCGCCCGGCACTCAAAGACCTGATCGGCACCCGGATCGAACTGCGGCTCGGTGACCCCGTCGATTCCGAACTCGACCGCAAACGCGCCCGGCTGGTGCCCCGGGACCGCCCCGGCAGCGGGCTGGCACCCGACGGTTTCCCCATGGTGGTGGCGTTGCCGCGCCTCGACGGCCAGGCCACCGACCGCGGCTTGACGCAAGCACTCGCCGCGGCCGCAGGCCGACTCACCTCCCGGCACGGCGACCTGCGCGCGCCCGTGGTGATGATGCTTCCCGACCAGCTCGACTATGACGACGTAGACCTTCCGCAACACCCACTGCTGGGCCTCGGTGACGACGAATTCACCGTGGTGGCAATGGACTTCAGTGAGCAGGCGCATCTGCTCATCTCCGGGGACGCCGGGTCCGGCAAGACGTCGGCACTGCGGCTGCTCGGCCGGGAGATCGCCAGGACGAGCCCGCCCGGCGCAGCACAGCTCTACCTGATCGACCCCCGGCGGACCCTGCTCGACATCGAGGGTCCGGTCGCGGGATATGCCACCACCACCACGCAGTGCACCGAGTCGGTCGCCGCGCTGACCGCCATGCTGGGTGCCCGCCTGCCGGAGGCGGCCATCGATGCCCGGCAGTTGCGAAGGCGGTCGTGGTGGACCGGTCCGGAGGTGTACGTCCTCGTCGATGACTACGACGTGCTCAGCGGCAACAGCCCATTGGCTGCACTGGTCGAACTGATCCCGCAGGCGCCCGATATCGGTTTGCACCTCATCGTGGCCGGGCGGGGGAGCGCCCGCTCGCTGTATGACCCGCTGCTGAGCGCATTACGCGAATCCGGTGCAGCAACAATGCAACTGAGCCAGCACGCCGACGATGCCGCCCTGGCGGGTGCCGGCAGGCCCCGGCAACTGCGCCCCGGCCGTGCAATGCTGACCCGCCGGTCCGGCCGGCAACTCGTTCAGCTGGCCTGGGTGGCACCGCAGTGA
- a CDS encoding GAF domain-containing protein — translation MDSMRNSCGQVSARALRAVHERFITGEIDAKFLDANQVRPIVAESWQRSLARGVDPEHGTVSASAAVTVARLRDSHPLAPALPVIRRLLVDDAVDSGVVVAVSAADGTLLWVEGDPAVRRKAEAMNFLPGADWSERAAGTNAPGTALALDRELQIHGGEHFSRIVQPWSCTAVPVHDPDTGALLGAIDLTGNSEVASPQTLALVRATVAAVENHLALLRITGGCPEPARPKAHLVLLGAGRPRWVTTGEYGHLRATSLTGRHADILALLTRHPEGLSADHLAVLLDDKDLDVVTVRAEMSRLRKVIGPEHLGSRPYRLQMPITSDVGEIFDALDAGDVESALTRYQGPLLPQSVSPAIARLRTQLSTALRGVVLAESARGRIDLLRRWLDLPEGRDDREGWQLLRDNAAVDPLARAQAGGHLAGIDFDLS, via the coding sequence ATGGATTCAATGAGGAATTCCTGCGGGCAGGTATCGGCCCGGGCGCTGCGTGCTGTGCACGAACGATTCATCACCGGTGAGATCGACGCCAAGTTTCTCGATGCCAACCAGGTGCGCCCCATCGTTGCCGAAAGCTGGCAGCGCAGCCTGGCACGTGGCGTCGACCCTGAACACGGCACCGTATCCGCATCGGCGGCGGTCACCGTCGCACGTCTGCGCGACAGCCATCCGCTGGCACCCGCCCTACCGGTGATCCGCCGGCTCCTCGTCGACGATGCCGTCGATTCCGGTGTGGTCGTTGCCGTCAGTGCCGCCGACGGAACGTTGCTGTGGGTCGAAGGCGACCCCGCGGTGCGCCGCAAGGCTGAAGCGATGAACTTCCTGCCGGGCGCGGACTGGAGTGAACGGGCCGCAGGTACCAATGCGCCCGGGACCGCGCTGGCACTTGACCGCGAACTGCAGATCCACGGCGGTGAGCACTTCTCCCGCATCGTGCAGCCCTGGAGTTGCACCGCGGTGCCGGTGCATGACCCCGACACCGGTGCCCTGCTGGGTGCCATCGATCTGACCGGCAACTCCGAGGTCGCTTCCCCGCAGACATTGGCACTGGTCAGAGCGACCGTGGCGGCCGTGGAAAACCATCTGGCGTTGCTGCGGATCACCGGTGGCTGCCCAGAACCCGCACGGCCGAAGGCGCACCTCGTCCTCCTGGGCGCAGGTCGGCCACGCTGGGTGACCACCGGCGAGTACGGGCATCTGCGCGCGACCAGCCTCACCGGGCGACACGCCGACATCCTGGCACTGCTGACCCGTCATCCCGAAGGTCTGAGCGCCGACCATCTCGCGGTGCTGCTCGACGACAAGGACCTCGACGTCGTCACGGTGCGTGCCGAGATGTCTCGCTTGCGAAAAGTGATCGGACCCGAACACCTGGGGTCGCGCCCTTACCGGCTGCAGATGCCGATCACCTCCGATGTGGGGGAGATCTTCGACGCTCTCGACGCCGGTGATGTCGAGTCGGCGCTGACCCGCTATCAAGGACCGTTGCTGCCGCAGTCGGTGTCGCCGGCGATCGCCCGGTTACGTACCCAGCTGTCGACGGCGCTGCGCGGGGTGGTGTTGGCCGAATCGGCCCGCGGTCGCATCGACCTGTTGCGTCGTTGGCTGGACCTGCCCGAGGGCCGCGACGACAGGGAAGGGTGGCAGTTGTTGCGGGACAACGCGGCCGTCGACCCGTTGGCGCGTGCCCAGGCCGGTGGCCATCTGGCCGGCATCGACTTCGACCTCAGCTGA
- a CDS encoding WXG100 family type VII secretion target, producing MTNASLSTDFALMRTAAQATDARSAEIRALLNGCINRLTAVPPAVWGGAAAARFKDVVDRWNTESVRLCHSLDGIAATIRHNEQTLREAGRQHAEQISSVAAELR from the coding sequence ATGACGAACGCATCGCTGAGCACCGATTTTGCGCTCATGCGCACTGCTGCCCAGGCCACTGACGCCCGCAGCGCGGAGATCCGCGCGCTGCTGAACGGGTGCATCAACAGACTCACCGCGGTGCCGCCGGCGGTGTGGGGCGGCGCCGCCGCGGCCCGCTTCAAAGACGTGGTGGATCGATGGAACACCGAGTCCGTGCGGCTGTGCCACTCACTGGACGGCATCGCCGCGACCATCCGTCACAACGAGCAGACCCTGCGTGAAGCCGGCCGCCAGCACGCCGAACAGATCTCCTCCGTCGCCGCCGAACTGCGCTGA
- a CDS encoding cobalamin B12-binding domain-containing protein, with amino-acid sequence MSGAADPAPAEGLAALTLPAYDQALTTGNATAVTSAVHTLLDTGINPVQVLTGVISAGQRAVGIHWQRGEWTVAQEHAATALAVAATEVVTERVRGSVPITHGSVLVACAEREWHALPAMIISCALRAHGWDSTLLGASTTPMRLNRALQDVGPEALAVSCSVLGSLPAGRHFIEAGTAAGVPVVVGGSAFGPDDLRARALGATAWARDAQEAVTAVAGLPTVVPPAPRLPAAAAAEQAALELDHQRLVAVLRRRWSLTASGGAELKAAREVADDALHQVLHAVWAVLLTGDPRPISETTIWVADVLHSRGAEGELVDELGQVVATSLGDFPLARGLVERYFAGGQPIS; translated from the coding sequence ATGAGCGGGGCGGCCGACCCAGCGCCGGCCGAGGGGCTCGCGGCACTCACACTGCCCGCCTATGACCAGGCCCTGACGACCGGCAACGCCACCGCGGTGACGTCGGCCGTACACACCCTTCTCGACACCGGCATCAACCCGGTGCAGGTACTGACCGGGGTGATCTCCGCCGGACAGCGGGCCGTCGGAATCCATTGGCAACGCGGTGAGTGGACCGTCGCCCAGGAACACGCGGCCACCGCATTGGCCGTCGCCGCCACCGAAGTCGTCACCGAACGCGTGCGCGGGTCCGTGCCGATCACCCACGGCAGTGTGCTCGTCGCCTGTGCCGAGCGCGAATGGCATGCGCTCCCGGCGATGATCATCTCCTGTGCGCTTCGCGCCCACGGCTGGGACAGCACCTTGCTGGGTGCTTCGACCACCCCGATGCGCCTCAACCGCGCGCTCCAGGATGTCGGACCGGAGGCGCTGGCGGTCAGCTGTTCCGTGCTGGGTTCATTGCCGGCCGGCAGGCACTTCATCGAGGCCGGCACCGCGGCCGGGGTTCCGGTGGTGGTGGGCGGTTCGGCGTTCGGGCCCGATGACCTGCGAGCCCGCGCCCTCGGGGCCACCGCGTGGGCGCGCGACGCCCAGGAGGCGGTCACCGCGGTGGCCGGCCTGCCGACGGTTGTCCCACCGGCGCCGCGATTGCCCGCCGCGGCGGCCGCCGAGCAGGCCGCGCTCGAACTCGACCATCAGCGCCTCGTGGCGGTGTTACGCCGACGGTGGTCGTTGACCGCCTCGGGCGGCGCTGAGCTCAAAGCGGCCCGGGAGGTCGCCGACGATGCGCTACACCAGGTGCTGCACGCGGTATGGGCGGTACTGCTGACCGGTGATCCCCGGCCGATCTCCGAGACCACCATCTGGGTTGCCGACGTGCTGCATTCGCGCGGGGCGGAGGGTGAATTGGTTGACGAGCTGGGCCAGGTAGTGGCCACCAGCCTGGGGGATTTCCCGTTGGCCCGCGGGCTCGTCGAACGGTATTTCGCCGGCGGCCAGCCGATCAGCTGA